Proteins encoded in a region of the Takifugu flavidus isolate HTHZ2018 chromosome 8, ASM371156v2, whole genome shotgun sequence genome:
- the zgc:174906 gene encoding uncharacterized protein zgc:174906: MAEEPVSAVQLLRSQKVKLIEILSADADFVLQHADSRCLLSCRSYQQVKACRVPSEKTTELLDHIIQRGPEAAEGLIRLLKDEALQEAFPRLHFMKDQQVNTASSDETSRKRQAAPVSQRSAKKICNTVKEKQLMTVARAIGKTWREIGRLALDIPTVKLEQFEEDHPLHVERVFAMLRYWCTCQREKATAVHLHALLCQGDWALPPENIDFLLESD; the protein is encoded by the exons ATGGCCGAAGAACCTGTGTCAGCTGTGCAGCTCCTCAGAAGCCAGAAGGTCAAACTTATTGAGATTCTCAGCGCAGACGCTGATTTTGTCCTGCAACATGCCGACTCGCGCTGCCTGCTGTCCTGTCGCAGCTACCAGCAGGTGAAGGCTTGTCGCGTTCCCAGTGAGAAAACAACAGAGCTGCTGGATCACATCATTCAGAGGGGGCCTGAAGCGGCAGAGGGCCTGATCAGGCTACTGAAGGATGAGGCCCTGCAGGAAGCTTTCCCCAGGCTTCACTTTATGAAGGATCAGCAAGTCAACACAGCATCCTCAG ACGAAACATCAAGGAAGAGACAAGCAGCTCCTGTTTCCCAGCGCTCAGCCAAAAAGATCTGCAACACCG tgaaggagaagcagctgaTGACCGTGGCTCGAGCCATCGGGAAAACTTGGCGAGAGATCGGCAGACTTGCGCTGGACATCCCCACTGTGAAGCTGGAGCAGTTTGAGGAGGACCACCCGCTGCACGTGGAGCGGGTGTTCGCCATGCTGCGCTACTGGTGCACGTGTCAGAGAGAGAAGGCCACCGCCGTTCACCTGCACGCTCTGCTGTGTCAGGGGGATTGGGCCCTCCCCCCAGAAAATATTGACTTTCTGCTCGAGTCCGACTGA